From Streptomyces sp. NBC_00690, a single genomic window includes:
- a CDS encoding catalase, with the protein MTQGPLTTEAGAPVADNQNSETAGVGGPVLVQDQALLEKLAHFNRERIPERVVHARGAGAYGTFTLTADVTQYTRAAFLSEVGKETETFLRFSTVAGNLGSADAVRDPRGFALKFYTEEGNYDLVGNNTPVFFIKDAIKFPDFIHTQKRDPYTGSQEADNVWDFWGLSPESTHQVTWLFGDRGIPATLRHMNGYGSHTYQWNNANGEVFWVKYHFKTNQGIKNLTQAEANLLAGEDPDSHQRDLRESIERGEFPSWTVQVQIMPAADAATYRFNPFDLTKVWPHEDYPPIEIGKLELNRNPENVFAEVEQSIFSPAHFVPGIGPSPDKMLQGRLFAYGDAHRYRVGINADHLPVNRPHATEARTNSRDGFLYDGRHQGAKNYEPNSFGGPFQTDKPLWSATPVSGATGNHEAPSHAEDNDFVQAGNLYRLMSEGERSRLIENLSGFIAKVSRDDIAERAINNFRQADGDFGKRLEAAVQALRG; encoded by the coding sequence GTGACGCAGGGACCGCTCACTACGGAGGCCGGGGCGCCGGTCGCCGACAATCAGAACAGCGAGACCGCAGGCGTCGGCGGTCCTGTTCTCGTCCAGGACCAGGCGCTCCTGGAGAAGCTCGCCCACTTCAACCGCGAGCGCATCCCGGAGCGCGTGGTGCACGCCCGCGGGGCCGGTGCGTACGGCACCTTCACCCTCACCGCCGATGTCACGCAGTACACGCGCGCCGCGTTCCTCTCCGAGGTCGGCAAGGAGACCGAGACCTTCCTGCGCTTCTCGACGGTGGCTGGGAACCTCGGTTCGGCCGACGCGGTTCGCGACCCCCGGGGCTTCGCGCTGAAGTTCTACACCGAAGAGGGCAACTACGACCTCGTCGGGAACAACACCCCGGTGTTCTTCATCAAGGACGCCATCAAGTTCCCGGACTTCATCCACACCCAGAAGCGCGACCCCTACACGGGCTCCCAGGAGGCCGACAACGTATGGGACTTCTGGGGTCTGTCGCCCGAGTCGACCCACCAGGTGACCTGGCTCTTCGGCGACCGGGGCATTCCCGCCACCCTGCGCCACATGAACGGGTACGGCTCGCACACCTACCAGTGGAACAACGCCAACGGCGAGGTCTTCTGGGTGAAGTACCACTTCAAGACCAACCAGGGCATCAAGAACCTCACCCAGGCAGAGGCCAACCTCCTCGCCGGTGAGGACCCGGACAGCCACCAGCGCGATCTGCGGGAGTCCATCGAGCGGGGCGAGTTCCCCTCCTGGACCGTGCAGGTGCAGATCATGCCCGCGGCGGATGCGGCGACGTACCGCTTCAACCCGTTCGACCTCACCAAGGTGTGGCCGCACGAGGACTACCCGCCGATCGAGATCGGCAAGTTGGAGCTCAACCGCAACCCGGAGAACGTCTTCGCCGAGGTCGAGCAGTCCATCTTCTCGCCCGCCCACTTCGTGCCGGGCATCGGACCGTCCCCGGACAAGATGCTCCAGGGCCGCCTCTTCGCCTACGGCGACGCCCACCGCTACCGCGTCGGGATCAACGCCGACCACCTGCCGGTGAACCGCCCGCACGCCACCGAGGCGCGGACCAACAGCCGTGATGGATTCCTCTACGACGGCCGTCACCAGGGCGCGAAGAACTACGAGCCCAACAGCTTCGGCGGTCCGTTCCAGACCGACAAGCCGCTGTGGTCAGCCACCCCGGTCTCCGGTGCCACCGGAAACCACGAGGCACCGAGCCATGCCGAGGACAACGACTTCGTCCAGGCGGGCAATCTCTACCGGCTGATGTCCGAGGGCGAGAGGAGCCGGCTGATCGAGAACCTCTCCGGCTTCATCGCCAAGGTCTCGCGCGACGACATCGCCGAGCGTGCGATCAACAACTTCCGTCAGGCCGACGGAGACTTCGGCAAGCGGCTCGAAGCCGCCGTTCAGGCCCTGCGCGGCTGA
- a CDS encoding TetR/AcrR family transcriptional regulator, with translation MPSARESLLSAALEALAQRPWSAVRMGDVAAAAGLSRQTLYNEFGSKGGLARALVRREADAYLHGVDRLLAAAVPGGPPDVGHRRREALAEWTIQEASENRLLRALLTGCWGDRLPEPGISPDGGPADAGPLTPGAMVALVRDRLCATLAADGFDCAVPRESPDSAHGCEFAVRLTLSHVVAPAPVGEARTAVGPLLCPVAD, from the coding sequence GTGCCGTCAGCCCGAGAGTCCCTGCTCAGTGCCGCCCTCGAAGCCCTGGCCCAACGGCCTTGGTCCGCGGTGCGGATGGGGGATGTCGCAGCCGCCGCCGGGCTGTCCCGCCAGACGCTCTACAACGAATTCGGGAGCAAGGGCGGGCTGGCGCGGGCCTTGGTGCGCCGCGAAGCCGACGCCTATCTCCATGGCGTCGACCGACTTCTGGCCGCCGCCGTTCCGGGAGGCCCCCCCGACGTGGGCCATCGGCGTCGGGAGGCTCTCGCCGAGTGGACGATCCAAGAGGCGAGCGAGAACCGGCTGCTGCGTGCCCTTCTCACCGGCTGCTGGGGCGATCGGCTTCCCGAGCCGGGGATCTCGCCTGATGGCGGACCCGCCGATGCCGGCCCGCTGACACCGGGTGCGATGGTCGCCCTGGTGCGGGACCGCCTCTGCGCCACTCTGGCGGCGGACGGTTTCGACTGCGCCGTACCCCGGGAGTCGCCCGATTCCGCTCACGGCTGCGAGTTCGCGGTCCGGCTCACCCTGTCCCACGTCGTCGCCCCGGCTCCGGTGGGGGAGGCCCGTACCGCTGTGGGTCCGTTGCTGTGCCCCGTCGCCGACTGA
- a CDS encoding UPF0182 family membrane protein translates to MPDRGGGPPTGPRIRVGRPSRRVRTLLMTLGVLAVLAMAFVMFAGFWTDWLWYRSVDYSSVFTTTLWTKVGLFAVFGLLMALAVGVNIWLAHRLRPPLSAMSLEQQSLDRYRMGIAPYKKWVLLAITALVGLIAGASATGQWRTWLMWVNGVAFGEKDPEFGLDVAFYAFDLPWYRFLLGFGFAAAVLSLIAAALTHYLYGGLRITSPGARATAAATGHLSVLLGLFVSLKAVAYWLDRYGLAVKSSDFKATGNWTGLRYVDANAYLPAKTILFCIAVICALLFFATLWRRTWQLPVIGFGLMVLSAILIGGLYPAIVQKFQVQPNEQAKESPYIQKNIDATRKAYGIDSTKAEDYKGKGDPTRRSQQREDAKSAASYRVVDSNVVSPAFQQLQQERKYYQFPDTLDVDRYPGPDGKPQDTVIGLRELDIEGIPKRNWINDHFTYTHGYGAIAAKGTSVVSDPNKGTVGSPDFTESGMPTKGQLGSYEQKIYYGEKTEQYSIVGGPQKELDYEASTGPTKYTSYRGKSGVSLSSALNRAAYAVSFSEPQLFYSGAVGDGSRILYNRTPKERVEAVAPWLTIDGDAYPAVVDGRIQWIVDAYTTTNGYPYASRTTLGDTTTDSLTTNQRAVVAQQNQVNYIRNSVKATVDAYDGKVKLYQWDTKDPVLKTWMKAFPGTVKAKSEISSELKSHLRYPQDMFKVQRELLTRYHVTEPEQFYSGSDAWQVPDDPTNKDSSAVPPYYLSLKMPGEKEQKFSLTTTFTPAGRPNLGAYMAVDADANSDSYGSMRLLRVTETVQGPSQVQSELNGVPEVATFVRDLRGTDSDIEYGNLLTIPLDGGFLYVEPVYARGGSANYPLLRKVAVAYGGGKPVFKDSLPEALNAVFGEEGTEEPTTPPGEDPTKPTPDPTAPPATGDAALKAAISDVVKAQAEMDALLEKDPKDREGYGRAQDKLEAAIERLAAAQGRPSTTPPPKSPAPSPSTST, encoded by the coding sequence ATGCCGGACCGCGGCGGAGGCCCCCCGACCGGGCCACGGATCAGAGTAGGCCGGCCGTCCCGCCGCGTCCGCACCCTGCTGATGACGCTGGGTGTGCTGGCGGTCCTGGCGATGGCGTTCGTCATGTTCGCCGGCTTTTGGACCGACTGGCTGTGGTACCGATCCGTTGACTACTCATCGGTGTTCACCACCACTTTGTGGACCAAGGTCGGGCTCTTCGCCGTCTTCGGTCTGTTGATGGCGCTCGCCGTCGGGGTGAACATCTGGCTGGCGCACCGGCTGCGCCCGCCGCTGAGCGCCATGTCGTTGGAGCAGCAGAGCCTCGACCGTTACCGCATGGGCATCGCCCCGTACAAGAAGTGGGTGCTCCTCGCGATCACCGCTCTGGTCGGGTTGATCGCAGGTGCCTCCGCGACCGGTCAGTGGCGCACCTGGCTGATGTGGGTCAACGGCGTGGCCTTCGGCGAGAAGGACCCCGAGTTCGGTCTGGACGTGGCGTTCTACGCGTTCGACCTGCCGTGGTACCGGTTCCTGCTCGGCTTCGGCTTCGCGGCGGCCGTCCTCTCGCTGATCGCCGCCGCACTGACCCACTACCTCTACGGCGGGCTGCGCATCACCAGCCCCGGGGCCCGCGCGACCGCCGCTGCCACCGGACACCTCTCGGTGCTGCTCGGCCTCTTCGTCTCTTTGAAGGCCGTGGCCTACTGGCTCGACCGGTACGGGCTCGCGGTGAAGTCCAGCGACTTCAAGGCCACGGGGAACTGGACGGGTCTGCGATACGTCGACGCCAACGCCTATCTCCCGGCGAAGACGATCCTGTTCTGCATCGCCGTGATCTGCGCCCTGCTCTTCTTCGCCACGCTGTGGCGGCGCACCTGGCAGCTGCCGGTGATCGGGTTCGGGCTGATGGTCCTCTCGGCGATCCTCATCGGTGGCCTCTACCCGGCCATCGTGCAGAAGTTCCAGGTCCAGCCGAACGAGCAGGCCAAGGAAAGCCCGTACATCCAGAAGAACATCGATGCCACCCGCAAGGCGTACGGCATCGACAGCACGAAGGCCGAGGACTACAAGGGCAAGGGCGACCCGACCCGCAGGTCCCAGCAGCGGGAGGACGCCAAGTCCGCCGCGAGCTACCGCGTCGTCGACTCCAACGTCGTCTCGCCGGCCTTCCAGCAGCTCCAGCAGGAGCGGAAGTACTACCAGTTCCCGGACACGCTGGACGTCGACCGCTACCCCGGCCCGGACGGGAAGCCGCAGGACACCGTCATCGGTCTGCGGGAGCTCGACATCGAGGGCATCCCCAAGCGGAACTGGATCAACGACCACTTCACCTACACCCACGGCTACGGCGCGATCGCGGCCAAGGGCACGAGCGTGGTCAGCGACCCCAACAAGGGCACGGTCGGATCGCCTGACTTCACCGAATCCGGAATGCCCACCAAGGGGCAGCTCGGTTCGTACGAGCAGAAGATCTACTACGGCGAGAAGACCGAGCAGTACTCGATCGTCGGTGGTCCGCAGAAGGAACTGGACTACGAGGCCAGCACCGGGCCGACCAAGTACACGAGCTATCGGGGCAAGAGCGGCGTGAGCCTCTCCAGCGCCTTGAACAGGGCCGCCTACGCGGTGTCGTTCAGCGAGCCGCAGCTCTTCTACTCCGGCGCTGTCGGCGACGGGTCGAGGATCCTGTACAACCGCACCCCCAAGGAGCGCGTCGAGGCCGTCGCGCCCTGGCTGACCATCGACGGCGACGCCTATCCGGCCGTGGTCGACGGCCGCATCCAGTGGATTGTCGACGCCTACACCACGACCAACGGCTACCCCTACGCATCGCGTACGACGCTCGGGGACACCACGACCGACTCGCTGACCACCAACCAGCGCGCCGTGGTTGCCCAGCAGAACCAGGTCAACTACATCCGCAACTCGGTGAAGGCCACCGTCGACGCCTATGACGGCAAGGTCAAGCTGTACCAGTGGGACACCAAGGACCCGGTCCTCAAGACCTGGATGAAGGCGTTCCCCGGCACGGTGAAGGCGAAGAGCGAGATCTCGTCCGAGTTGAAGTCGCACCTGCGGTATCCGCAGGACATGTTCAAGGTGCAGCGCGAACTGCTCACCCGCTACCACGTCACCGAGCCCGAGCAGTTCTACAGCGGCAGTGACGCCTGGCAGGTGCCGGACGACCCGACGAACAAGGACAGCAGTGCGGTGCCCCCGTACTACCTGAGCCTGAAGATGCCGGGTGAGAAGGAGCAGAAGTTCTCGCTGACGACGACGTTCACCCCGGCCGGGCGCCCCAACCTCGGTGCGTACATGGCCGTGGACGCCGACGCCAACAGCGATAGCTACGGCTCGATGAGACTGCTCAGAGTCACGGAGACGGTCCAAGGGCCCTCTCAGGTGCAGTCCGAGTTGAACGGTGTGCCAGAGGTCGCCACGTTCGTTCGGGACCTCAGAGGCACCGACTCCGACATCGAGTACGGCAATCTGCTGACGATCCCCCTGGACGGCGGGTTCCTCTACGTTGAGCCGGTCTACGCCCGAGGTGGCAGTGCCAACTACCCGCTGTTGCGGAAGGTGGCCGTCGCCTACGGCGGAGGAAAACCCGTCTTCAAGGACAGCCTGCCGGAGGCGCTCAACGCGGTCTTCGGCGAGGAGGGCACCGAGGAGCCGACCACCCCACCGGGCGAGGACCCCACCAAGCCGACGCCCGACCCGACGGCGCCACCCGCTACGGGTGACGCGGCGCTGAAGGCGGCCATCAGCGATGTCGTCAAGGCGCAGGCGGAGATGGACGCGCTCTTGGAGAAGGATCCGAAGGACCGGGAGGGCTACGGCAGGGCCCAGGACAAGCTGGAAGCCGCCATCGAGCGTCTCGCGGCTGCCCAGGGCCGACCGAGTACGACCCCGCCGCCGAAGTCACCAGCCCCCTCGCCGTCCACGTCGACCTAG
- a CDS encoding Fur family transcriptional regulator → MSDLLERLRGRGWRMTAQRRVVAEVLDGDHVHLTADEVHARAVAKLPEISRATVYNTLGEMVSLGEVLEVATDRRAKRYDPNAHRPHQHLVCGRCGAIRDVHPSGNPLADLPDSERFGFTISDVEVTYRGLCPGCAGA, encoded by the coding sequence ATGAGTGACCTGTTGGAACGGCTTCGTGGGCGCGGCTGGCGCATGACTGCACAGCGGCGTGTCGTCGCAGAGGTCCTCGACGGCGATCACGTCCATCTGACCGCCGACGAGGTGCATGCTCGGGCTGTCGCCAAGTTGCCGGAGATCTCCCGGGCGACCGTCTACAACACCCTTGGCGAGATGGTCTCCCTCGGCGAGGTGCTGGAAGTGGCCACCGATCGCCGCGCCAAGCGGTACGACCCCAATGCGCACCGGCCGCACCAGCACCTGGTCTGCGGCAGGTGCGGAGCGATCCGTGATGTCCACCCCTCGGGCAATCCGCTGGCCGACCTCCCGGACTCGGAGCGCTTCGGCTTCACCATCTCGGACGTCGAGGTCACCTATCGCGGCCTCTGTCCGGGATGCGCCGGCGCCTGA
- a CDS encoding CBS domain-containing protein translates to MLVRDAMSTVVLTIGPTHTLRQAAGLMAARRVGAAVVLDGDAGGVGILTERDILKSVGIGENPDRETAGAHTTTDVVFAAPSWTLEEAAEAMAHGGFRHLVVLDSEGPVGIVSVRDIIRCWAPVRRQRAALVG, encoded by the coding sequence ATGCTCGTCCGTGACGCCATGAGCACGGTGGTCCTCACCATCGGACCCACCCACACGCTCCGTCAGGCCGCCGGCCTGATGGCTGCCCGTAGAGTCGGCGCAGCCGTCGTCCTCGACGGTGACGCCGGGGGCGTGGGCATCCTGACCGAGCGCGACATCCTGAAGTCGGTGGGGATCGGGGAGAACCCCGATCGAGAAACCGCCGGCGCCCACACCACCACCGACGTCGTCTTCGCGGCACCTTCGTGGACGCTGGAGGAGGCGGCGGAAGCCATGGCCCATGGCGGCTTCCGCCATCTCGTCGTCCTCGACAGCGAGGGGCCGGTGGGCATCGTCTCCGTCCGCGACATCATCCGCTGCTGGGCTCCCGTGCGCCGTCAAAGGGCGGCGCTCGTCGGATAG
- the hisN gene encoding histidinol-phosphatase translates to MPDYHDDLRLAHVLADAADAATMDRFKALDLKVETKPDMTPVSEADKAAEELIRGQLQRARPRDAVLGEEYGIEGTGPRRWVIDPIDGTKNYVRGVPVWATLISLMVQGEGGFQPVVGVVSAPALGRRWWAAQGGGAYTGRSLTSASRLQVSQVSSISDASFAYSSLSGWEEQGRLDGFLDLTRACWRTRGYGDFWPYMMVAEGSIDICAEPELSLWDMAANAIIVTEAGGSFTGLDGRPGPHSGNGAASNGLLHADMLGYLHGQS, encoded by the coding sequence ATGCCCGACTACCACGACGATCTCCGTCTCGCCCATGTCCTCGCGGACGCCGCCGACGCCGCGACGATGGACCGGTTCAAGGCCCTGGACCTCAAGGTCGAGACCAAGCCGGACATGACACCGGTGAGCGAGGCGGACAAGGCCGCGGAGGAGTTGATCCGCGGGCAACTCCAGCGGGCCAGACCACGCGACGCGGTCCTCGGCGAGGAGTACGGCATCGAGGGCACGGGGCCGCGGCGCTGGGTGATCGACCCGATCGACGGGACCAAGAACTACGTCCGCGGCGTGCCGGTCTGGGCCACGTTGATCTCACTGATGGTGCAGGGCGAGGGCGGCTTCCAGCCAGTGGTCGGAGTCGTCTCGGCACCGGCACTCGGGCGTCGCTGGTGGGCGGCCCAGGGTGGCGGAGCCTATACGGGCCGCTCCCTGACCTCGGCGAGCAGACTTCAGGTCTCCCAGGTCAGCTCCATCAGCGACGCCTCCTTCGCCTACTCGTCGCTGAGCGGCTGGGAGGAGCAGGGCCGACTGGACGGCTTCCTGGATCTGACCCGCGCCTGCTGGCGGACCCGCGGCTACGGCGACTTCTGGCCGTACATGATGGTGGCCGAAGGCTCGATCGACATCTGCGCCGAGCCGGAGCTCTCGCTCTGGGACATGGCGGCCAACGCCATCATCGTCACGGAGGCGGGCGGCTCCTTCACGGGGCTGGACGGCCGCCCCGGGCCGCACAGCGGAAACGGCGCCGCGTCCAACGGGCTGCTCCACGCCGACATGCTCGGCTATCTGCACGGACAGAGCTGA
- a CDS encoding tetratricopeptide repeat protein has product MEFMGDRATLLKTGRFVQRNAVNAADATSSAADSIAGTTAHPAMRHPASLGAGPVGPVDHEDANGPTVTAESTDAVESAETEERYRRAAVDGDTAAMSLLGAALLRRGDLDSAEPHLRGATADGDRAAANNLGVLLHQRGYADEAAAWWRVAAVAGSAAAAHALGRHFRERGDEPAAEYWLRQSAEQGHALGAYALADLLEHRGEKGAERWLRSAAEQGHREAAYRLARALESRAAEETRPAGAAELMLGSGRALPARSGEGGAGAVAVHDGDRSPRDAHGSASRGGARPTGQSARPADRGDDPGQASSSATNLVLTTLDEAAQWYRQAAARGHRRAALHLGSILERRGELKEAGRWYLSAAKDGEARAACALAFLLRDAGDEESAAVWWLRAAQDGDGNAANALGALHAARGEPQTAERWYRAALTAGDVNGAYNLGLLCAAQDRIAQAEQWYRQAAYAGHREAANALAVLLLQAGDLVGAEPWFSKAAEAGSVDAAFNLGILYVGRDDDRTALTWYERAAAAGHTEAALQVGIALLRDGDELAAERHLRCAAGGGSAEAAFRLATLLDARQPPPGAPALGESLAEKTECEEWYERAAEQGHRRAQVRVGMLAAARGDMTDAARWYREAASAGSRNGAFNLGLLLAREGNEREAALWWTRAARAGHGRAALRLALLAARRGELSEGQRWCARAVELGPAEVAERAARLREALHQELTA; this is encoded by the coding sequence ATGGAATTTATGGGGGACAGGGCGACTCTGTTGAAGACAGGGCGGTTTGTGCAGCGAAATGCCGTAAATGCAGCGGATGCAACGAGTTCCGCTGCTGACAGCATCGCCGGCACCACCGCCCACCCCGCCATGCGCCATCCCGCCTCCCTCGGCGCGGGCCCCGTCGGTCCCGTCGACCATGAAGACGCCAACGGGCCGACGGTGACTGCCGAGTCCACCGACGCGGTGGAGAGCGCCGAGACGGAGGAGCGCTACCGAAGGGCCGCCGTCGACGGCGACACGGCCGCCATGAGCCTGCTGGGCGCTGCCCTGTTGCGCCGTGGGGACCTCGACAGCGCGGAACCCCATCTGCGCGGCGCGACCGCTGACGGCGACCGTGCCGCAGCCAACAATCTGGGCGTCCTCCTCCACCAGCGGGGCTACGCGGACGAGGCGGCGGCCTGGTGGCGCGTGGCCGCCGTCGCCGGTTCCGCAGCGGCGGCCCACGCCCTGGGTCGTCACTTCCGTGAACGCGGTGACGAGCCCGCTGCCGAGTACTGGCTGCGCCAGTCCGCGGAACAGGGCCATGCCCTGGGCGCGTACGCACTCGCGGACCTGCTGGAACATCGTGGCGAGAAGGGTGCTGAGCGCTGGCTGCGCTCCGCCGCCGAACAGGGGCACCGGGAGGCGGCCTACCGGCTCGCCCGGGCTCTGGAGTCGCGCGCCGCGGAGGAGACACGGCCGGCAGGCGCAGCGGAGTTGATGCTGGGAAGTGGTCGAGCCCTTCCGGCGCGATCGGGCGAGGGCGGCGCCGGTGCAGTAGCCGTACACGACGGCGACCGATCCCCACGGGACGCCCACGGCAGCGCGTCCCGGGGCGGAGCGCGCCCCACAGGACAGAGTGCGCGCCCGGCGGACCGCGGCGATGACCCGGGCCAGGCGTCGAGCAGCGCGACGAACCTCGTGCTGACCACCCTCGACGAGGCCGCCCAGTGGTACCGCCAGGCCGCCGCACGTGGACATCGACGGGCTGCCCTGCATCTCGGGTCGATCCTGGAGCGGCGCGGTGAACTCAAGGAGGCCGGCCGCTGGTATCTGAGTGCCGCCAAGGACGGTGAGGCCAGGGCAGCCTGTGCGCTCGCCTTCCTGCTCCGGGACGCCGGGGACGAGGAGAGCGCCGCCGTCTGGTGGCTGCGGGCTGCCCAGGACGGCGACGGGAACGCGGCCAACGCACTCGGCGCCCTGCACGCGGCCCGTGGTGAGCCGCAGACCGCTGAGCGCTGGTACCGCGCCGCCCTGACCGCCGGCGATGTGAACGGCGCCTACAACCTCGGTCTGCTCTGCGCCGCGCAGGACCGCATCGCCCAGGCCGAGCAGTGGTACCGGCAGGCCGCCTACGCGGGTCACCGCGAGGCGGCGAACGCACTCGCCGTGCTGCTCCTCCAGGCGGGCGACCTGGTGGGCGCCGAGCCCTGGTTCTCGAAGGCGGCCGAGGCGGGAAGCGTCGACGCCGCCTTCAACCTGGGCATCCTCTACGTAGGCCGGGACGACGACCGTACGGCGCTGACCTGGTACGAGAGGGCCGCTGCTGCCGGGCACACGGAGGCGGCCCTCCAGGTCGGCATCGCCTTGCTGAGGGACGGCGACGAACTGGCTGCCGAGCGTCATCTGCGCTGCGCGGCCGGTGGCGGCAGCGCCGAGGCGGCCTTCCGGCTCGCCACTTTGCTGGACGCCCGACAGCCGCCTCCGGGCGCGCCGGCGCTCGGAGAGTCACTGGCGGAGAAGACCGAGTGCGAGGAGTGGTACGAGCGGGCCGCCGAACAGGGGCACCGTCGTGCGCAGGTGAGGGTCGGGATGCTCGCCGCCGCCCGGGGGGACATGACCGATGCGGCCCGCTGGTACCGAGAGGCGGCATCGGCGGGCAGCCGCAACGGCGCCTTCAATCTGGGCCTGCTGCTGGCCCGTGAGGGCAATGAGCGCGAGGCCGCCCTGTGGTGGACCCGCGCGGCGCGGGCCGGGCACGGCCGAGCGGCCCTGCGTCTCGCGCTCCTCGCGGCCCGCCGCGGAGAGCTCTCCGAGGGGCAGCGCTGGTGCGCTCGCGCGGTGGAGCTGGGGCCCGCCGAGGTCGCCGAGCGCGCCGCACGGCTGCGGGAGGCGCTCCATCAGGAGCTGACGGCGTAG
- a CDS encoding DMT family transporter, which yields MAWLLVVVAGILETGFAVCLKLSHGFTRLWPTIAFAAFALGSFGLLTLALKKLDVGPAYAVWTGIGAAGTAIYGMVFLDDVVSALKIVSISFVIIGVIGLQLSGSAH from the coding sequence ATGGCGTGGCTGCTCGTGGTGGTCGCCGGAATCCTGGAGACGGGGTTCGCCGTCTGTCTGAAGCTCTCGCACGGGTTCACCCGCCTCTGGCCGACCATCGCCTTCGCCGCCTTCGCCCTCGGCAGCTTCGGATTGTTAACCCTGGCGCTGAAGAAGCTCGATGTGGGCCCTGCGTACGCGGTGTGGACCGGGATCGGCGCGGCGGGCACGGCGATCTACGGCATGGTGTTCCTGGACGACGTGGTCTCCGCGCTCAAGATCGTCTCGATCTCCTTCGTGATCATCGGTGTCATCGGGCTCCAGCTGTCGGGCTCGGCGCACTGA
- a CDS encoding MFS transporter — protein sequence MLAVLLLPGALRAFLPALIGRSALAMGTLALLFAVQESTGSYAQAGFATAAFGIANVIAAPWRARAVDRFGQRTALTTMASGQAAGFAALALLTEAEGVAALWFPVLSAAVGLSAPPLGAAMRMVWASLTTAGDQRTKAFSIDAVCEELLFVGGPVIITAVIVASSPGVGLWVTAAAVLGGTAAMTSSASSRALRGRGDSGARGDRPLRQPGFVRVLIVLLGVGGVLGVAEIAAPAVAAQHDAVAASGWLLAAFAAGSALGGLLYGQLNLKGGVGRRLFVLCVSMGLAAVLVSQVDTLGLFAAGLALVGLFLAPSLITGYLIADTIVPASGRTEASTWINTSVNLGASLASAAAGIAIERSGAWLALVLMGVIALALASVVPFARLHTIEPPADRAPDRCAQD from the coding sequence GTGCTCGCAGTGCTTCTCCTTCCTGGCGCGCTTCGCGCCTTCCTCCCCGCCCTGATCGGTCGGTCCGCTCTCGCCATGGGCACTCTCGCCCTCCTCTTCGCCGTCCAGGAAAGTACGGGTTCCTACGCCCAGGCCGGTTTCGCCACGGCCGCCTTCGGCATCGCCAATGTCATCGCCGCCCCCTGGCGTGCCCGGGCCGTCGATCGGTTCGGTCAACGGACCGCGCTCACCACCATGGCCTCGGGCCAAGCCGCGGGCTTCGCCGCGCTCGCGCTCCTCACGGAAGCCGAAGGGGTTGCGGCCCTGTGGTTCCCCGTCCTCAGTGCGGCGGTCGGACTGAGCGCACCACCCCTGGGTGCGGCGATGCGCATGGTCTGGGCCTCGCTCACGACGGCGGGTGATCAGCGGACCAAGGCATTCAGCATCGACGCGGTCTGCGAAGAGCTCCTCTTCGTCGGTGGTCCCGTCATCATCACCGCGGTCATCGTGGCCAGCTCTCCCGGCGTCGGGTTGTGGGTGACCGCGGCAGCGGTTCTCGGCGGCACCGCGGCGATGACGTCCAGTGCGTCGTCACGGGCGCTACGCGGAAGGGGAGACAGTGGCGCGCGCGGCGATCGGCCACTGCGGCAACCGGGGTTCGTCAGGGTACTGATCGTCCTGCTGGGCGTCGGTGGTGTGCTGGGCGTCGCGGAGATCGCAGCACCCGCGGTAGCCGCGCAACATGATGCTGTCGCCGCTTCGGGCTGGCTGCTGGCGGCGTTCGCCGCCGGAAGTGCCCTCGGAGGTCTTCTCTACGGCCAGCTGAACCTGAAGGGGGGAGTCGGCAGGAGGCTGTTCGTCCTATGCGTGAGCATGGGTCTTGCCGCGGTGCTCGTGTCCCAGGTCGACACACTCGGTCTCTTCGCCGCGGGCCTCGCCCTCGTCGGCCTGTTCCTCGCCCCGTCCCTCATCACCGGATACCTCATCGCCGACACCATCGTTCCGGCATCCGGCCGGACGGAAGCGTCGACATGGATCAACACGTCGGTGAACCTTGGTGCATCGCTGGCGTCCGCAGCGGCAGGAATCGCCATCGAGCGGTCCGGCGCCTGGCTCGCCCTCGTCCTCATGGGGGTGATCGCGCTCGCGCTCGCCTCCGTCGTGCCGTTCGCACGGCTGCACACGATCGAGCCGCCGGCGGACCGCGCTCCCGATCGTTGCGCGCAGGACTGA